The sequence TGTTATTAACGACAGTTTGAAGTCAGCTTGTTTGAGTTTGAATGACAGAACTTGTAGTTTGGGTACTTGGTATTTTACTTTACGTGCTTCCTTGCTCTAGAGcatttccattttcatctagtcaTCGAGAAAACCAGCAGTTGGCCAATTGGCATTGTCCGGACGTCATTCAAGGGAGAGAGGGACGAGGGGAAGTGCTGAAAGCCGAGTCTCTACTTGAGGGAATGACCGGAAAACAGCCAAATGTAAAGGGCCGAATAGTTTAGCTGCTCCCGACGGTATAGAGGAGCACCTGTTATGGAACCTAGACCAAGAGCGCTTGACCACTAACTTCGGTCTGGTTTGGACGCCCTCTGGCTCTGTAAGAGGTGTTACAGGTGTCCAAGTCCCTGTCTTGATCCCGATAGATTTGTGTGTGATATAGAggggaaaaggggaaaaaaattcAAGCACTTGCTATACCCAGTTGAATACCAAATGCTGGAAGGTGGCGAAGTAATTTAGTTCAAGATGTCTTTTTTGGTGTCTATGTCCGTAATCTGATGATGGtgttgagaataacaaaatctGTATGTTAGGGCTCACTGAAAATTTATAGACTTTCGCTTGAtcatttttgttggaaattttaTGCCAACTTCTGTAATTTATGGTCCTAAGATAGTTTTTCAGAGAGGATTCTCGACGCTCGATTGGTTGGGGGATATGTTGTTAGATCACCAGGTAAATTAACTTAAAGATtcctaaaaattaattatttaaaaaggtaatgaaaaagaaaatatattttattatattgtgtttgtaaaaaattattttaaaaaatagtatCAGACTATTATGTTGGATTGGAGATAATCAAATTTTCAAGAATGCTTTTAAATGAataatttaattaatatttttttcagtTTATTTTTTGGTATGCAATTACATGAACGCCGTCAATATTgtttaattatatttatataagttaataaatatttttaaattaattatatatatatattataaaatttatttttattataaataaattttagtattttcAATGAGAGAGATTTATTGAAAATGGTTAGCTGGCGATATGTTTTGAGTTGGGATTGTTGGGAGATTGACAATATTAAAAAGAGGTATCCTGTgggtttcaataaaaaaaatgaaagtattTCCGTTAAGGATGATAGTGATAAGTATGtagtttataatttatttttccatctctttcattatttttttgtaaCATAGGATTTTTGCCTATACTAGACCACCCACAACCCAATGAATCCTCATATAAGAACCTTTAATGTACAACAGTATAAATTTATGTTAGTTTTTCAGAGAGGATTATCAGATATGAACCTTTGGTGTACAAAAACATAAAATTGTAAGTGATGAAAGCCTCTTTTAACTTAATTACTATTTAAAGGATCACTAAACTgtttacttttaaaaaaaaaaaaaagttatattgCAACTCGAAATCTAAAGACCGTATCAGTTCATTTTCTCGTAATCCTTGCCATACCTGCATAGCTGGTTGTCTcagataaaaaaattaagttgGTTTCTGATAATGAAAAGTAAATACACAAACAAATGAATGAATGTTATGCATCATTCTCTTAAATAATGTGATCATATTATCATCTGCAGCATGCTCAGGATTTGTTGCAAGGAAACAAAACCATTTTCTCTCTTGATGCGTTGGAGAGAGCTTCTTATATATTGCACTCCTCTGGCAGCGTGGGATATCGTTCTTTGTCTGTGCAGTAGTCGTATATGACGAGGTTCCTCCCAACCCAGCCAAAATCCTCAAGCTGGTTGTCAGTGAGGCTCCACGCCTCATACTGGTCCCACCAGTGCTCGGTGGTGGTGGAGACGCAGGCCGGGTAGGGATCCTCCCATGGGCAACCATCAGCATGGAAGTCCTTGTAGGAGGACACGAAGGGCGCATTCTTCCAATCGGTCTTCTCGAGGCCTCCCCTCGTCGCCCAGTCATCAGCATTCCAGATGCTTGAGAACATATACATCGGCTTCTCGTTTGGGAAATAGTTATTTGGCTTGCCGGAGTTCTTGTGAACTCTAATGGGAACTCTGTCCACAAAGAACCTGCAGCAGAGTTGCATTGAGATGTTTGTAGGCATGTTTAACTTGAACTAGTGATAGAAAACTTTGGTACTGAGGTCCATGACTTGGTTTGTCTGATGAAATTGGTCTCGACTTCAAACAGGCCTTTGTGTATCAAGGAACTTACTAAGTTCAGCAGATCTAATCTGATCAAGTTGGATGCAAATTCTATATATATTCTACTAGGTTCGAGATCCAAAGCTTGCCATCTTTTCCTTTAGTAAACTTGGTCCTAGCATTTAAATCTGGTGCTTGGGGTCAAGTTGGACTTTGTTTGGAGTTATTGCTTATTTCAATCTACCTTAGGCTTGCCTGGATCTCGAAGTGGTGCTAACGAGGGAGTTGAGGGAGAATTTTTGAAGGGAATACTCACACGATGTGGTGGCTATTCCAAAGGATGGAATAGGTGTGGAAGTCTTCAGTGGGATCAAACCACAGGATGTGCCTCATCTCCCTCCCACCGATCCCACTCTTGTACACATTGGTCTGAATGGTGTATGGCTGCCCAGTCCTGTTCCCCAAGAACTCAAAATCCAACTCATCTCTGTCCGGCCCTGCTCCCAGGTCCGAACACATCTGCAATCATCAAACACAAAGATCTAATAAATCCAATCCAAATCCTTCAAAGATACTGCCATCTGTATCTCATCTATATGCCACATACATAATAAGCCGTGACAACTCCAGCCGAGTCGCCGCCGACCAACTTCAGCTTCATGCTGAACCACCCAAATCTGAATCTCTGACGTGTTTGGAACCCGCAACCTATCGTCCATTTTTGTGTTCTTCtcattagaattcaaaaaaaaaaaaaaatgaaagatacGTGCATAAAAAAGATTGATTGCAGTATCATATGTTTCCTGCTCTAATCTTCAATTTCTTATTGCTAGATTTAGAGCAGGAAAATAGGAATGTTATCAACCGAAGAACATCATGCAAGAATGCTGCTAAAAGTTTAAGAAGTGCTGTCACCTGTTTTCTTGTCCAAAAAGAGGTACCACACTTGCCCATCAGGCGATGTCTTGAAATGGTCTTCCGCCCACATTATGTGGAAGTTATCcttgaaggaagaagaggtcggCGGGTTCTTCGCCGGAGCTGCCCATGAACGACTCATGGAGCTTGCAAAGCATAGAAGCAGCAGCCATGAAGAAGAAAGCCATGCCCCCCCCATATTTGCTCCTTGgaagcaagggaagaaggagagatgGAGTCCCAGAGCGTACAACGCACCGAAGCTTATAGCAGCAGCTTTGATTCCTCTCACATTCCGTGTGACCCACAATTATACAATGCTAAGCTTATCACGCCAGATCCGGTCCTTCAAAAAAATACATTGTTAGGTGTGCATCCACCACACCAGGCTAAGTTGTATACTATGAAACTGGCCATGAACATGCAATGAAACTGATGGCTTTCAAGACTGTTCCCTCAGCTACAATTGAGCTCCATTTCGGTGTGGAAGACTCGCAGTGAAGTGCTCGATTTCGTTGTCAAGAATACAGAAATCCAGGCTGCCTTGGGCTGGCCTTTGAGCTTGGGTCAAAAACAGACAGTTGCAAGTGGGGGCTGCATGTCCCGTGTATAATATGAATGATTGGCTGTTAAATAATGGGAAGGTTCCTTTGGGCCACGCAAAAGTATTTCCCTTGGGTCACGGGAAGCCACTGTTAAGGGCTGTCCTTAGAGCTGTTCTTGCGCGTGAAATCTGAATTTGAATTGGGTAAAGCAAAAGGTTAGGAACTGATTCTTTTCAGTTTTAAAGTGAGTATCTGACATGCTCCCATATGATGTGATGCTGTGAATTGGTCTGCTTTTGGCCCCGTTGCTCTTCTCAAATCGCCAATACAAGTGCGTTTCCTTGTAGGTGCTCTGCCGACACAGAGAAAGAAGACTTACAGACCTATTTTCAGGTTAAAATATAGTGTAAAGCCTCTTCCATTTCACATGTTGAACGTGGAAGGAAAAGCTTGTTTCACTTTGCAATCTGAGTTCTATGTTAAGTGTGTTATGTTTGAGGATTATAGAACAAAAAGATTGAATGCTTTAATAATTCAGTAAAATCTTCAGTGGCATGGAGTGAAAAAAGAAGGCATTACAAATGAGATGAATAGATCGAGATTTGAGCAAAAGATTTTTAGCAAATAAACCAATAATGTGGTGCATTGTAAACGGAATGCTTTTTTGCCTGGGTAAGATACAGTGTATCAGCCAAAGCCAGCTCTGTACTTTGGGTTGTCAGGAAAGTTTGACAAAATTTCTGAAGGCCTCTGTGGAAAAGCTCCTAGAATCTCTTGAAGTAGCGTAGGTAGATTTGGTTCTGCAAGCAATAAAAAAAGGACTTATGGCCGGGAAAAAAAGGAAGGTTGTAAATGTCTTGCACAATTCCAGCACCTCGAGCAAGACCATAACAAAGCTGCTTAGCATTAACGTAAAGTTGGATGACACACTTCTTCTCAGCATTCCTACCTTCCCAATAGCAATAATGCCCACTCTTCTTATGAATTCTAACCTCTGAACCCAAGGAAAATCCAAGGCCACCAAGATGGTAGCCCAGTTGGAACGGAACGTttgcttccaaccaagtggttacaggttcgaaacgcacggacgtcgattaaatttggggaccggatgccccacgcctggacacggggtctggaagCACTACTGATCGGCTGGtagcctgggtggtgccaggtgtgacgtactcacacggagggtCGAGTCGGGTAACCAAACCGGCCCACGGGTGGGAAGAGTATGAGTAAAACTggccggggtgcccaacacacggtcatttctacccgcatcgaacattctcctggcggggtgggggtccagtgggggctgctatgtGGGGGTGAGCTTGTCTCTTcctcccctcttttcttttttttttaccaaaaaaaaaggaaaatccaaTCAAGACTGTAAACTTTTA is a genomic window of Phoenix dactylifera cultivar Barhee BC4 chromosome 4, palm_55x_up_171113_PBpolish2nd_filt_p, whole genome shotgun sequence containing:
- the LOC103716823 gene encoding probable xyloglucan endotransglucosylase/hydrolase protein 8, which codes for MGGAWLSSSWLLLLCFASSMSRSWAAPAKNPPTSSSFKDNFHIMWAEDHFKTSPDGQVWYLFLDKKTGCGFQTRQRFRFGWFSMKLKLVGGDSAGVVTAYYMCSDLGAGPDRDELDFEFLGNRTGQPYTIQTNVYKSGIGGREMRHILWFDPTEDFHTYSILWNSHHIVFFVDRVPIRVHKNSGKPNNYFPNEKPMYMFSSIWNADDWATRGGLEKTDWKNAPFVSSYKDFHADGCPWEDPYPACVSTTTEHWWDQYEAWSLTDNQLEDFGWVGRNLVIYDYCTDKERYPTLPEECNI